A genomic window from Peromyscus maniculatus bairdii isolate BWxNUB_F1_BW_parent chromosome 1, HU_Pman_BW_mat_3.1, whole genome shotgun sequence includes:
- the LOC102913918 gene encoding olfactory receptor 56B2-like, with product MFQKLRDFNSSRLQVSEFILMGFPGIHSWQHWLSLPLALLYVLALIANTFIVTIIYQEASLHQPMYHFLGILAIVDMGLATTIMPKILAILWFNAKTISFNECFAQMYAIHFFVAMESGIFVCMAIDRYVAICRPLRYPSIVTESFVIKATLFMALRNCVAPMSVPVLASQRNYCSQNQINHCFCTNLGVTSLSCDDRKINSINQLVLAWAIMGSDLGLIMISYALILRSVLKLNSAEAASKALSTCTSHLILILFFYTVIIVMSITHSAEMSVPVIPVLLNVLHNVIPPALNPMVYALKNKELKQGLYKVLKLDVKGD from the coding sequence ATGTTCCAGAAGCTCAGAGATTTCAACAGCTCTAGGCTCCAGGTATCTGAGTTCATTCTGATGGGATTTCCAGGCATCCACAGCTGGCAGCACTGGCTCTCCCTGCCACTGGCTCTGCTCTATGTCTTGGCTCTCATTGCCAACACATTTATCGTGACTATCATTTACCAAGAGGCATCACTACACCAGCCTATGTACCATTTCCTGGGCATCCTGGCTATTGTGGACATGGGCCTGGCAACTACTATCATGCCCAAGATTTTAGCCATCTTATGGTTCAATGCTAAGACTATCAGTTTCAATGAATGTTTTGCTCAGATGTATGCCATCCACTTTTTTGTTGCCATGGAGTCAGGTATCTTTGTCTGCATGGCTATAGATAGATATGTAGCGATTTGCAGACCACTGAGATACCCTTCAATAGTTACTGAATCTTTTGTGATCAAAGCAACTTTGTTTATGGCCCTCAGAAACTGTGTGGCTCCCATGTCAGTTCCTGTATTGGCCTCTCAGAGAAATTACTGTTCCCAGAATCAAATCAACCACTGTTTTTGTACTAACCTGGGGGTTACTAGCTTATCTTGCGATGACAGGAAAATCAACAGCATCAACCAGCTGGTTCTGGCTTGGGCAATCATGGGCAGTGATCTGGGTTTGATTATGATTTCATATGCTTTGATTCTTCGGTCTGTGCTGAAGCTGAACTCTGCAGAAGCTGCGTCTAAGGCCTTAAGTACCTGCACCTCTCACCTCATCCTAATCCTTTTCTTCTACACTGTCATCATTGTCATGTCTATCACTCATAGTGCAGAAATGTCAGTTCCTGTCATCCCGGTTCTGCTGAACGTGCTGCACAATGTTATTCCCCCTGCTCTGAACCCCATGGTTTATGCACTTAAgaacaaagaattaaaacaagGCTTATACAAGGTGCTTAAGCTGGATGTCAAAGGAGACTAA